A genomic region of Plasmodium gaboni strain SY75 chromosome Unknown, whole genome shotgun sequence contains the following coding sequences:
- a CDS encoding putative G2 protein produces the protein MYKLKCCGESMLTVDEMKELVIIFLKKISDTYTDDQTKWLEQMKSSQEQQGKALEEAMNKYEKNILFHHAVKEQQILQNDKKLNEWNENVENAYEAQQEILRQFESSRKRNIDISLEKNNELIIAKDYIDKIKEAATDNKYDNSKCFIYPASSAPCGACTSAGAIIHHRRYKEPRRKKEYSLCL, from the coding sequence atgtACAAATTAAAATGTTGTGGAGAAAGCATGCTGACAGTTGATGAAATGAAAGAACTAGTGATAATATTCTTAAAGAAAATATCAGACACTTATACGGATGATCAAACGAAATGGCTAGAACAAATGAAATCATCACAGGAACAACAAGGCAAAGCTTTGGAAGAAGCaatgaataaatatgaaaaaaacattttatttcatcatGCTGTAAAAGAACAACAAATTCTtcaaaatgataaaaaattaaatgaatgGAATGAGAATGTTGAAAATGCATACGAAGCACAACAAGAAATATTACGTCAATTTGAATCCAGCagaaaaaggaatatagatatatctttagaaaaaaataatgaattaatAATAGCTAAAGattatatagataaaatCAAAGAAGCTGCAActgataataaatatgacaattcaaaatgttttatttatccTGCTTCTTCTGCTCCATGTGGAGCGTGTACATCAGCAGGGGCAATAATTCATCATAGGCGATATAAAGAGCCAAGAcgaaaaaaagaatattcCCTATGcttataa